The nucleotide window ACCATGATTTATACAATATAGTTGTAAAAAGTCTTGACTATAAATTTCATGAAATAGGGCAAGTTATGCCAAAACTTTTAGAAGAGTTTGATCCTAATCGTTAAAGTTACTAAAAGCAGCTTCTATACTTGGAATATTTTTATATCGAGTTTTTGTTAGTTTTACGTTTTTTGTTTTTAAGTTACAGATTGCGATTCTAAAACTAGCACCCATAGTAGGCTCAACTACGCAAATAATGTTATCTTCTATTTGTCGTGTTGCGTGAATAATTCCTTGCAAATTATTAAAAAAATATTTTGGATAAGTAAGTGGTGTGATTTCAACTATATCTATAGCTTCATCATTTTCTAAAGTTTCAGCTATATCTTTGGCTTCTTCGTATGTTTCAAATTGAATACACCAGTCATCAAAATGTTTGTTAAAATGTTCTAAATCCTCATCTAGAAATCCGCCAGCTAAGGACTGTAAAGCAAAAATAGACACATGTCTCCTTGAAAATCTTTATCTAAAACTGGATTCTAACATATTTATATTTTAATCACAACTTTACATAAGTCTCTGTAAAATACAATTAACTAAAATATAGGAATAAATTATATGAAAATAAGAGTCTATTATGAAGACACGGATATCGGTGGTGTAGTTTACTACGCAAACTACCTAAAGTTTTGCGAAAGAGCAAGAAGTAATATCTTTTTTGAAAGAGGTTTATCTCCGCACAATGGCGATGAGTTTTTTGTAGTTAAAAAAGTAGAAGCAGACTATATCAAGTCAGCAACTTTTGCAGATGAGTTAGAAGTAACATCAAAGGTAGTTTCTCAAAAGAGTGCTTCTTTAGAAATCTTCCATGAGATATTTAGAAAAGAAGAGCTTTTATTTACAGCAAAAGTAAAGCTTGCATATCTCAAAAACTATAAGCCAGCAAAAATACCAAAAGAGACTTTAGAGCTTTTCTCATTATTTAAATAGTTTAAAAAATATTCCTTAATAAATCTCAAGCACAAAAAGGATAAAATAAATCTTTTAAAAATAAATTTTACTTATAAAGGATATTTTAGTGTTAGAGATTTTTGTTATAGGTTATTGTCTATACTTTTTCTTTACAATCTATACTTCATTTATGCAAATAGGGTATGTAAAGAAAGCCAAATCATTAGAACCAATTATTTTAGACAATGCAAAGTATGTTGAGGCTGCAAACTATTCAATAGAAAAAGAGAAGGTAGCTATTGTTTCTTCTTTTTATAGTTTTATTTTATTTATTTTTTGGATTGGCTTTGGTCTTTCTACTTTAGATTCACTTATTACTACAGATTCATATTGGTTAAAAGCTATTATTTTTGTTGATTTATTTATTATTATCAATTGGGCTTTAGGTTTACCTTTTGATTTATATTCAACTTTTAAACTAGATAAAAAGTATGGTTTCTCAAATATGACACCAGCGCTATTTATAAAAGATACTATCAAAACTGGAATTTTATTTTTAGTATTTGGTTCAGCAGTTATTGCAGCTATTTCTTGGATTATAAATAGCTTCGGTACTTGGTGGATTTGGGGATTTGCATTTATTTTTGCAGTTATTATTCTTATAAATATGCTTTATCCTGTTATTAGAGATAAGATGTTTGATAAGTTTGAATCTTTAAAAGATAAAGAGTTAGAAGCAAAGATTGAAAATCTTTTAGACCAAGTAGGTTTCAAAAGTTCTGGTGTATTTTCTGTAGATGCTAGTAAAAGAGACAATAGATTAAATGCTTATTTTGGTGGATTAGGAAGTACAAAAAGAGTTGTACTTTTTGATACTTTAGTTGAAAAGTTAAGTCACAATGAACTATTGGCTGTTTTAGGACACGAATTAGGACACTTTAAAAATGGTGATATTTTAAAAAACATTGGTATCATGGGTGTTGTAATGTTTGTATTTTTTGCTATTTTTGGAAATTTAAGTGATGATATTTTCTTAGGATTGTCACTTAACAATGAGCCATATGCAATTATTGCTTTATTTTTAATTTTTTCTCCTATTTTATCATTTTTCTTAATGCCTTTAATCTCTTTAATTAGCAGACACAATGAGTATGCAGCAGATGAGTTTGGTTCAAACTTATCATCTAAAAATGATTTAGTTAATGCTTTATTAAAATTGGCAAATGAAAATAAATCATTCCCACTTTCACACCCTTTATATATCTTCTTCTATTATTCTCATCCACCATTGGTAGAGAGATTTAAAGAGTTAGGTTATGATGTTCATGAAAATAGTGAAGAAGCTTTAAAAGATAGCATATTTAATAAGTAATATGGAAAATCTAATTTTAATAGCAAGTTCGACCTTTGTAGCTGGTTTGTTAATAGCTTCTTTAGTAGTTTGGTTTATTTCAAAACAGAAAATAAACCTTGCTACAAGAGAGTTAGAGTTTGTAAAAGGTTCTTATGAAAATGTTATTGTAAGTTTAAAAGACAATAACAAAAACCTAGAAGAATCATTTATAAATCAAGAAAAAAACTTTCAAGAAAAAATAACTCTTGAAAGAAAATCTTATGAGACAAAAATTGAGTCTTTAGAAGCTTTAATAGAAGACAAAAAAGAACAATACGAAAACGAATTTAAGATAAAAGAAGAAAACCTAAAAGAGAAGATTGAGCTTTTAGAAACTTCAAAAGATAGATTAAAAGTAGAGTTTGAAAACTTAGCAAATAAGCTTTTTGAAGAAAACAATAAAAAATCTTCAAACAACTTAAACCAACTTCTTACTCCTTTTAAAGATCAATTAAATAGTTTTGGAAAAAGAGTAAATGATATTTACCATGAAGAGACAAAACAAAGAGTAAATCTTCTTTCAGAGATTAAGAATTTAAAAGAATTAAATAATCAAATTTCACAAGATGCATTAAATCTTACAAAAGCCCTTAAGGGTGAGAATAAAACTCAAGGTGATTGGGGAGAGCTTATTCTTTCTAAGATATTAGAACAAACAGGTCTTAGAGAAGGTATTGAGTACTCAACTCAAGGCTCTTATACTGATGAAAATGGGAAAAGACTAAGACCAGATGTTATTGTTCATCTTCCTCAAAATAAAGATGTTGTAATAGATTCAAAAGTATCATTAACTTCATATGTAAACTATACAGAAGCTCAAACTGATGCACAAAGAGAAGAAGCAGTAAAAGGTCTTATCAAGTCATTTTATGCGCATATCAAAGGACTTGGTTCAAAAAGCTATGAAAATATAGAAGATGTTAAAACTTTAGATTTTGTTATTTTATTTATTCCTATTGAAGGAGCATTTATGCTTGCAGCTTCAAAGGATAACAATCTATTTAAAACTGCATTTGAAAACAATATCATGCTTGTGTCTCCTTCAACTTTATTTGCTACACTTAGAACTATAGAAAATATTTGGAGATATGAGCACCAAAATGAAAATGCTCTTCTTATCTCTAAAAAAGCAGCAGACCTTTATGATAAGTTTGCAAGTTTTGTAACAGATATTGAAAATATCGGTACTCATTTAGGACGAACTCAAAAGTCATATGATGAGGCTATGAAAAAACTAAGTTTAGGTAAAGGAAATCTTCTAAGACGAAGTGAAGAGTTTATAGAACTTGGAGTAAAAGCTAAAAAGAAGATAGACACCCAAAAATTATTGGGTGAATAACTTAATTTTTTTTAGCTTTATATCATTTAATATATAAATAGCAATTACTGCACAAACAGTTCCAAGTAAAGTATTAAAGTCTATTTTTTCATCTAAGAAAATAGCACTTAAAACTAAAGCTGAACTTGGAACTAAAAATACAAATGAACTTACTTTATTTACTCCTAGTTTTTCAGAACCAATAAAATATGTAGTTGTAGCAAAGGCACTACTTAAAGCTGTAAGACATAAAATATTTACCCAAAAAATATAATCATAATCTAAAACTCTAACTAAATGATTAAAGTCAATGACAAAAGCACTAATAAAACTACAACAAACATATATGTAGAAGTTAAATATTAGTGGCGTTGTATTAGAAGCTCTTGCTGTTATTATTGTAAGTATAGGCCAAAGAACAGAAGCTATTAAAAAATATATATTATGTTTTGAAAAAACTTGCCCTAAATCAAAATACCAGATATCAAGCATAGTTAAAACACCAAAAGCTCCAAGAATAAGTGCAAATGAGTGTTTTAAAGATATACTTTTTCTATGAAGTATTGCTAATATAACAAAAGTATTTATAGGTATAAGGGTTGTGACAAGGGCTCCACCTAATCCTGCTGTTCCATAACTTACTCCAAAAAATAAAGAGATAGAATAAAAAATCATTACAGCAGAAGCTAAAAGTACTAAGATTATAGTTTTAAAATCAATTTTAAAATTTACCTTCAAAAATAGAAGTAGGGGAAGCATAAATATTCCAGAAAAAAGTACCCTTAAAAATACAATTTCATATTGGTTTACATAAAGTGTTAAAACTTTAGTGTTTATCCATGATGCACCCCAAAATATCATGGATAAAAGTATTAATATATAAAATAAGTTTTTATTCATTTACTGGCGTAATCCTATTTGTCTTTAAAAATAGACTTAGATAAATACCTAGTGCAATCATAACTGCACCTGCTATATGATAAGTATGAAGCTTTTCTCCTAAAAAAATAAAAGCTAAAATTGAACCAAATATTGGCATAAGATGTGCAAATTGTCCTGCTTTTGATGCTCCAATAACTTCAACACCTGTATTCCAAAAATAAAAAGATAATACTGATGGAAATAAAGATACATATATAAAAATATGCCATTGATCTTCTAATAATATAATTTCTCTTTCTATACTATATCCTTGATAAAAATAAAAAGGAAGAATAAGAATAAAACCTAAAAATACTAAAGTTACAAAAAGTTCTAAGTGGGTTAACTCTTTTGGTCTAAATTTTAAAAGTACAGAATAAGTAGCCCAAGTTAAGGAACTAATCAAAATCAGTAAATCCCCTTCTTGAATAACTATTGATAAAAGATTTGTAAAATCTCCTTTAAGTACTAAAAATACAACACCAACTGTAGAAAGAATAATTCCAGTTGTTTGAAGTTTGGTAATCTTTGCTTTTAAAATAAAATAAGACAAGATAAGTATTATAATAGGTGTAATAGAGTTTATTAAAAGTGCATTTGTAGCTGTTGTAGTATTTAATGCAAGATAAACAATAGTATTAAATAAAGTAATACCTAAAAAAGAAAGAACTATAAGTATTTTGAAATTCTCTTTTATTGCTAATTTTATTCTTTGTATATTTATAAAAAATAAAGAAGGTAATAGAAAGATTAAAGTAAATAACCATCTAAAAAAAGATAATTCAATAGCTTCTATTGATTCATTTACATATCTTCCTACAATAAAGTTACCCGACCAAAAAAGCACACACAGTGCTAATAAGATATAAACTCGCTGTGCGCCTAACATTTAATTTAACTCATTTAATAATAATATATCTACAGTGTCACCTTGTTTTAAATCCTTACCATCTTCTTTTTGGATTAAAAGAGCAGGTGATTCTAACATATTTGTTAATATAGCACTTGTACCTTGTTTTTTCCCAGAGAAGTCAATTTTATACTTTCCATCTTCATAAAATACATTACAAGCAGTAAATATAGTTTTTGGCATTTTATGTGGAAAGTCTTGAGTTATTTCTGCTTTTACAATAGGAAGTTCTTTTTGTGAGTTCTCAAATTTATATATCATAGGTAAAAGATATAAAATAGCACACACTGTAGAAGAGTAAGCAAATCCTGGAAGAGAGATAATTAGTTTATTATCTTTTTTTGCTACAAGCATATGCATTCCAGGTTTGATTTTAACTCCATGGAATAAAACTTCTGCACCTAGTTTCTCTTTTACTACATCTTGAACAAAATCATAGTCTCCAACAGATACTCCACCAGTAGTAACTACAATATCAGATTTTTCTAAAGCTGCTGCTAATACTTCTGTAATAGAATCAATATCATCTTTTACAATACCCATTTGAATAGCTTGTGCTCCAGCTGTTTTAGCTAGTGCTTCTATTGTAAGATGATTTGAACTTCTAATTTGTGAATTATTAGTTTGTTCTTCACCTAAGTCAAGGATTTCACTTCCTGTGCTTGCAATTGCAACTATTGGTTTAGCATAAACTTCAATTTGAGATATATTTAATGATGCTAACACTCCAACTTCTGCAAAACCAATTTTAGTTCCTTTTTTAATAAGTACTTCATCTTTTTTATAATTCTCACCAATATCTCTAACTGCAAATTTAAAAGGCACTTCTTTATTAATAATAATTTCATCACCTTCAACTGTCACGTTTTCAATTGGTATTAATGTATCACTTCCTTGAGGCATAAGTGAACCTGTAAATGTCTTAATACATACTCCAGATGTCACAGAAGATTCTACTACTTCACCTGCAGGGTTTTTATCTATAATTTTTAGTTTTTTCAAGTTTTGATCAGCAGCAATGATTGCATATCCATCCATACCAGAAGTTTTGTATTTTGGTGAATGCTCATTCGCTATAATGTCCCTAGCTAGGGTTCTTCCGATAGAATTTGTTAAAAAAAGTTTTTCCTTAGTTTTGCCTTTAAAATCTATATTAGATAAGATGCTTAAAGACTCATCATAATTAATAAAATTTCTCATATTTATCTCCATTTTTTAAAATAGAATAGTATCATATCCTAAATAAAAAAGTAACTTTTACTAATAATTGAGTAATTTTGTTGGGTTTTTATAGCAAAAGAATAGCAATTTATAAAAAGATGTTACGAAATCACATAAAATATACAAGTTTTAAAAAAAATAATTGACTTACATCAAAAAAATGGCAATAATATTTCATAGTTATATAACATTTACTTATATAATTGGGTGTTATGTTACATATAAGAAAAAGTTAACTTATTTATAATCTTTTTATTATAAATTTTAATAATATAAGTTATAAGGTTAGCCAATTTTATATATGTGTAGTGTAGCTAATTTTCAAGGAGGAATGATGACGAAGTCAAGTAAAATTTCTGAAAAATCACTTGAAGAAATTTCTGAAAAGAAATTAAGTAGAAGAGATTTTTTTAGAAAAACTGCAGTTTATTCAGCTGGTGCAATAGCTGCGGCGAATGTTTTGTCTCCTGTTAAGCTTAAAGCTGATGATCCAGCTATTGTAAATGAAGCTGAATGGGGAACGAAACTCGGTGATATGGTTACTAAAAATTTATATGGAGTACCTTCACCTTATGAACACAATGTAATTAGAAGAACTACAGACCTTTTATCTTCAGGTGATATGTATGCCTCTGTTTCAATGTGTCCTATTCATGAGTTACAAGGTATAATAACTCCAAATGGTCTATTCTTTACTAGAAATCACGGTGGTACAGCTCATGTTGATCCTGAAAAGTTTAGACTTATGATTCATGGAAAAGTTAAAAAAGAAGTTGTTTTAACTTTAGATGAATTAAAGAAATATCCAAGTGAAAGCAGAATTCACTTTATTGAGTGTCCTGCAAATGGTTCAACTGGATGGAGAGGACCACAATTTAATAACCTTCAATTTATGAAAGGTATGATGAGTTCTGCTGAATGGACAGGAGTAATGCTTAAAACTGTGTTAGAAGATATTGGTCTTGAAGATGATGCAGTATGGATGTTAGCAGAAGGTAGTGACAATGCTGGAAATCCAAGAACAATTCCTGTTGAAAAAGCGCTTGATGATGCTATGCTAGTTTGGGCTCAAAATGGTGAAGCACTAAGACCTGAACAAGGTTATCCTTTAAGACTTCTTGTTCCAGGTTGGGAAGGAAACTTAAACACTAAATGGTTAAAAAGATTAGAGTTCTCTGATAAACCATGGCATGCTAAAGAAGAAACTTCTAAATATACTATGCTTCAAAAAAATGGTAAAGCAATTAGATTTTTCTGGCCAAATGAAGTTAACTCAGTTATTACATCTCCCTGTCCAGAAAAACCTTGGACAAAACTTAAAAAAGGTGACATGATTGAAATCGAAGGTCTTGCATGGTCAGGACACGGTACAATTAAACATGTTGACATCTCTTTTGATGGTGGAGACAATTGGATAGAGGCTAATCTTAAAGGATTAGTATTACCAAAATCATGGACTAGATTTTCATATATAATGAAATGGGAAGGTAAACCTTTATTACTTTCTAGTAGAGCTGTAGATGATACAGGTAATGTACAACCAACCATTGATCAAGAAACTTCAGCAGTTGGTGTTGAATCTGTTTATCACAGAAATGCAATAGTAACGTGGGAAGTTAAAGCAAACGGGGAGGTTAATAATGTTCACATTAGAAAACATAATGCTTAAGAAATCTTTATTAGCTGCAAGTGTTGTAACAGTAGGTTTATTAATCTCAGGTTGTACTTCAAGTGGAGACTTTGAAAGAGCAGTTGATGGTGGAGCAAAATATAAAACAAAAGATGGTAAATATACACAATATCATGTAAATACACAAGGTATTAAAAAGTTTAACTTTGGTAGAGAAGCTACAGAAACAGAAATCGCAGCTTGGGATAAAGATGTTAGACCAGATGGTACAGGATTACCAAAATATGACATGAAAAATGGAAAAGTTGTGTTAGATGAAGATGGAAATCCTAAAAAAGCTGAAGGTTCTGTGGAGTTAGGTTATGAACTTTATGATTCTCAATGTGCTATGTGTCATGGAGAGTTTGGTATAGGTGGTAAAGGTTATCCTAGATTATCAGCTGGAAGTGCTTCAACAAAAACATTAACAAACCAGCTATTAAATCCTGCAGATAAAGAACCAGGAGTTGAGCCTCCAACAAAAGTTATTGGAACATACTGGCCTTATGCTAGTACACTTTTTTGGTATATTCAAGATGCTATGCCTTTCCCTCATCCAAAATCATTAACAAATAGTGAAACATATGCTTTAGTTGCTTATTTACTAATGGAAAATGGTATTAAAATTGATGGTGAAGAGTTAGATGATGAATATGTTCTTGATAGAGAAAAGTTCTTAAAAATTAAAATGCCAAATGAAGATGGTTTTTATCCAAAAGTTGATACACCTGAAGATCCTAAGCAAGGTGTAAGAAACATGAAAGCATACTTAAGTAATCCAAAAAATTATGGAACGGGTGAAAGATGTATGACTGATTGTATTAAAGGTGAAGTTCCAGTTCTTGAAATTAAGAATGAGCTAAATGACTTTAATCCTCCAGCATCTACTGAAAGATCATGGAAGGTTCAAGGTTCAGACTCAGCAGCAAATTCTAAAGCTGCAAGTACATATCAAACATACTGTGCTGCTTGTCATGCTAACGAAGCAATTGGTGCTCCAGTGTTAGGTGATAAAGAAGCTTGGTCTGCTGTTGTTGCAAAAGGGATGGATGTGGTTTATGCTAATGCAATAAATGGTATAAATGCAATGCCTCCTAAAGGTGGAGCAATGGATCTTTCAGATGAAGAGTTTAAAGAAGTAGTTGATTATATGATTAACTCTAGTAAATAAAGGAGAAAGCAATGAAATTAATCAAAAAATTACTTGTAGCTTCGGCTATTTGTGGATTATCTTTTTCTAGTTCTTTTGCAGATGCAGAATTAGTTAAAAAAGGTGAAAAAATTTTTAATACTAAGAATTTAGGTAATTGTTTAGCATGTCATGCTGCAAATGGTAAGGATATTGATGGACCAGGTAGTATGGGACCAAAATTAACTGGTTTACAATATTATCCAGAAGAAGTACTTTATGATATTGTGTACAATATTTATGAAGCAAAAGGTATTACTAATACTTCAATGCCACCATTTGGTAAAACAGGTTGGCTAAGTGATGAGCAAATAAAAGCCGTTGTAGCTTATTTAAAAACAATTAAATAATTATAAAAGGATAGATTATGATAAATAGAAGAAATTTTTTAGGTTTTGGTTTAGGTGCATTAGCAGTATCAATGGTTCCTTCATCTTTAAGCGCTGTTGATTTTAGAAAAGAAAAGCCAAAAGCTTGGACAACAGATAAAGTAGATGCAGCAATTCAAGAAATTTTTGGAACTAGCAAAACAACTAAAGGTAAAGTAAAATTAAAAGCACCAGATATTGCTGAAAATGGTGCAGTTATTCCTGTAACTGTTTCATCTAAATTAGCAGGTTCTAAAGTAGCAATTTTACAAGATGCTAACCCAGAAACATTAGTTGCTGTATTTACAGTTCCAGAAGGTGGAATTATTGACTATTCTGTAAGAATCAAAATGGCTAAAACTGGTAATGTAACTGCAATTGTTGAAGAAAATGGAAAATTATATTCTGATGCAAAAGAAGTTAAAGTAACTATTGGTGGTTGTGGTGGTTGATTTAGTTCAACTAAATTATAAAGAAATAAAATTTTAAAAATTAAAGATATATAAAAGGAATTTATAATGGCTAAAAAAACTAGAATCAAAGCAAAGTTAAAAAAAGGTGTAGTAACTGTTAAAGCTCTTGCTAACCACGCAAACCTAAGTTACCAAGAAGCAAAAAGAGCAAAAAAAGAAGCTAACTTCATTACATATGTTGTTGCAAAAGTTAATGATAAAATCGTTTATGAAGTATCGTCAAGTCAATTTTTATCTAAAAACCCTTATATGAAATTTAAATTCAACGCAGATGCAGTTGGAGCTAAAGAAGGTGATACATTAGTGTTCTCTTGGGTTGACTTAAAAGGTAACACAAGAACAGACGAAGCGAAAATTAAATAATCAATCACTTTTTGTGATTGATCTTATAAGGAGATATGTATGTTATTAAAAATTGCTAAAACGACTGCATTGGCTGCTCTTACTGTATGTACTTTAAATGCAGCAAATTTTAATGCACAAGCTGAGAAAGATAGACTTGCTTTAATTGATTACTTTGAAGCAAAGTTTGAAAATCCTGAGAAGAATAAAGCTACTTTCTTCCCTTATTCTACTGATGATGAATTAAAGAATAATATTATTAGTGGACTTAAGCATGAAGATTTTGCTATAGGAAACTATGCTTTCTCTAAAAATGGAAAAGTGTCATATGAAGAGATTAATGAATTCCCTCCATATGGAGAGTTTATTGAAAATGGTGAAGCTTTATATGAAGAGAAGTTTGCAAATGGTAAATCGCTTGCTACATGTTTCCCTGATCCAGTAGAAGCAGGTTCTAAATACCCTTACTTTGATGAAGAAAGAAAAGAAGTAATGACATTAACTGTTGCTATTAATGAGTGTAGAACAAATAATGGTGAGGAAAAATGGAATACTAAAAAAGGTAAAATGGCTCATGTACAAGCATTCTTTGTTTCTTCTGCAAAAGATGAAGATAAAGTTGTAAATACAAAAATTGAAAGTGCTGACGCTGCAGCTGCTTATGAAAGAGGAAAAGAGTATTATTATAGCCAAAAAGGTTATTTAAAACTTAACTGTGCAGAATGTCACGTACAAGGTGCAGCTTTAAGAGTTAGAAATGAGTCTTTATCTCAATTATTAGGACAAACTACACACTTCCCTGTATATAGATTAAAATGGGGTGCAGCAAGTGCTAACAATGATGGATTAGGTACTTTAGAAAGAAGAATGATTGGGTGTGTAAAAGATCAAGGTCAAGTTCCACCAAAAGCTGAAGACAAAGAATTGAGAGAACTTTTATTCTTTATGTCTTACATGAGTAATGGACTTAAAATTGATGGTCCAGATATTAGAAAATAAGTAGGAGATGGTTATGAGAAAATTATTATTAAATTTATCAATTGCAGCAACTACAGCTATAATTTTTACAGCTTGTACAGGAAATGCACCAACTCCTCAAAGTGCATATAAAGTAGATGAAAAAGCTCTTTGTAGTGTAGAAAAGAATGGTATTGAAAAAGTTTTAGAAACTGCAAAAGTTTATAACGAAGCAGCTAAAGCAAACAAATTAGAATTTAGAAGATTAGGTGTAAATAATTCTGATTTA belongs to Arcobacter sp. CECT 8983 and includes:
- a CDS encoding YbgC/FadM family acyl-CoA thioesterase, producing the protein MKIRVYYEDTDIGGVVYYANYLKFCERARSNIFFERGLSPHNGDEFFVVKKVEADYIKSATFADELEVTSKVVSQKSASLEIFHEIFRKEELLFTAKVKLAYLKNYKPAKIPKETLELFSLFK
- a CDS encoding M48 family metallopeptidase, with protein sequence MLEIFVIGYCLYFFFTIYTSFMQIGYVKKAKSLEPIILDNAKYVEAANYSIEKEKVAIVSSFYSFILFIFWIGFGLSTLDSLITTDSYWLKAIIFVDLFIIINWALGLPFDLYSTFKLDKKYGFSNMTPALFIKDTIKTGILFLVFGSAVIAAISWIINSFGTWWIWGFAFIFAVIILINMLYPVIRDKMFDKFESLKDKELEAKIENLLDQVGFKSSGVFSVDASKRDNRLNAYFGGLGSTKRVVLFDTLVEKLSHNELLAVLGHELGHFKNGDILKNIGIMGVVMFVFFAIFGNLSDDIFLGLSLNNEPYAIIALFLIFSPILSFFLMPLISLISRHNEYAADEFGSNLSSKNDLVNALLKLANENKSFPLSHPLYIFFYYSHPPLVERFKELGYDVHENSEEALKDSIFNK
- the rmuC gene encoding DNA recombination protein RmuC; the protein is MENLILIASSTFVAGLLIASLVVWFISKQKINLATRELEFVKGSYENVIVSLKDNNKNLEESFINQEKNFQEKITLERKSYETKIESLEALIEDKKEQYENEFKIKEENLKEKIELLETSKDRLKVEFENLANKLFEENNKKSSNNLNQLLTPFKDQLNSFGKRVNDIYHEETKQRVNLLSEIKNLKELNNQISQDALNLTKALKGENKTQGDWGELILSKILEQTGLREGIEYSTQGSYTDENGKRLRPDVIVHLPQNKDVVIDSKVSLTSYVNYTEAQTDAQREEAVKGLIKSFYAHIKGLGSKSYENIEDVKTLDFVILFIPIEGAFMLAASKDNNLFKTAFENNIMLVSPSTLFATLRTIENIWRYEHQNENALLISKKAADLYDKFASFVTDIENIGTHLGRTQKSYDEAMKKLSLGKGNLLRRSEEFIELGVKAKKKIDTQKLLGE
- a CDS encoding DMT family transporter produces the protein MNKNLFYILILLSMIFWGASWINTKVLTLYVNQYEIVFLRVLFSGIFMLPLLLFLKVNFKIDFKTIILVLLASAVMIFYSISLFFGVSYGTAGLGGALVTTLIPINTFVILAILHRKSISLKHSFALILGAFGVLTMLDIWYFDLGQVFSKHNIYFLIASVLWPILTIITARASNTTPLIFNFYIYVCCSFISAFVIDFNHLVRVLDYDYIFWVNILCLTALSSAFATTTYFIGSEKLGVNKVSSFVFLVPSSALVLSAIFLDEKIDFNTLLGTVCAVIAIYILNDIKLKKIKLFTQ
- a CDS encoding DMT family transporter, translated to MLGAQRVYILLALCVLFWSGNFIVGRYVNESIEAIELSFFRWLFTLIFLLPSLFFINIQRIKLAIKENFKILIVLSFLGITLFNTIVYLALNTTTATNALLINSITPIIILILSYFILKAKITKLQTTGIILSTVGVVFLVLKGDFTNLLSIVIQEGDLLILISSLTWATYSVLLKFRPKELTHLELFVTLVFLGFILILPFYFYQGYSIEREIILLEDQWHIFIYVSLFPSVLSFYFWNTGVEVIGASKAGQFAHLMPIFGSILAFIFLGEKLHTYHIAGAVMIALGIYLSLFLKTNRITPVNE
- a CDS encoding molybdopterin molybdotransferase MoeA — translated: MRNFINYDESLSILSNIDFKGKTKEKLFLTNSIGRTLARDIIANEHSPKYKTSGMDGYAIIAADQNLKKLKIIDKNPAGEVVESSVTSGVCIKTFTGSLMPQGSDTLIPIENVTVEGDEIIINKEVPFKFAVRDIGENYKKDEVLIKKGTKIGFAEVGVLASLNISQIEVYAKPIVAIASTGSEILDLGEEQTNNSQIRSSNHLTIEALAKTAGAQAIQMGIVKDDIDSITEVLAAALEKSDIVVTTGGVSVGDYDFVQDVVKEKLGAEVLFHGVKIKPGMHMLVAKKDNKLIISLPGFAYSSTVCAILYLLPMIYKFENSQKELPIVKAEITQDFPHKMPKTIFTACNVFYEDGKYKIDFSGKKQGTSAILTNMLESPALLIQKEDGKDLKQGDTVDILLLNELN
- the soxC gene encoding sulfite dehydrogenase yields the protein MTKSSKISEKSLEEISEKKLSRRDFFRKTAVYSAGAIAAANVLSPVKLKADDPAIVNEAEWGTKLGDMVTKNLYGVPSPYEHNVIRRTTDLLSSGDMYASVSMCPIHELQGIITPNGLFFTRNHGGTAHVDPEKFRLMIHGKVKKEVVLTLDELKKYPSESRIHFIECPANGSTGWRGPQFNNLQFMKGMMSSAEWTGVMLKTVLEDIGLEDDAVWMLAEGSDNAGNPRTIPVEKALDDAMLVWAQNGEALRPEQGYPLRLLVPGWEGNLNTKWLKRLEFSDKPWHAKEETSKYTMLQKNGKAIRFFWPNEVNSVITSPCPEKPWTKLKKGDMIEIEGLAWSGHGTIKHVDISFDGGDNWIEANLKGLVLPKSWTRFSYIMKWEGKPLLLSSRAVDDTGNVQPTIDQETSAVGVESVYHRNAIVTWEVKANGEVNNVHIRKHNA
- a CDS encoding c-type cytochrome, whose amino-acid sequence is MFTLENIMLKKSLLAASVVTVGLLISGCTSSGDFERAVDGGAKYKTKDGKYTQYHVNTQGIKKFNFGREATETEIAAWDKDVRPDGTGLPKYDMKNGKVVLDEDGNPKKAEGSVELGYELYDSQCAMCHGEFGIGGKGYPRLSAGSASTKTLTNQLLNPADKEPGVEPPTKVIGTYWPYASTLFWYIQDAMPFPHPKSLTNSETYALVAYLLMENGIKIDGEELDDEYVLDREKFLKIKMPNEDGFYPKVDTPEDPKQGVRNMKAYLSNPKNYGTGERCMTDCIKGEVPVLEIKNELNDFNPPASTERSWKVQGSDSAANSKAASTYQTYCAACHANEAIGAPVLGDKEAWSAVVAKGMDVVYANAINGINAMPPKGGAMDLSDEEFKEVVDYMINSSK
- the soxX gene encoding sulfur oxidation c-type cytochrome SoxX, coding for MKLIKKLLVASAICGLSFSSSFADAELVKKGEKIFNTKNLGNCLACHAANGKDIDGPGSMGPKLTGLQYYPEEVLYDIVYNIYEAKGITNTSMPPFGKTGWLSDEQIKAVVAYLKTIK
- the soxY gene encoding thiosulfate oxidation carrier protein SoxY, with the protein product MINRRNFLGFGLGALAVSMVPSSLSAVDFRKEKPKAWTTDKVDAAIQEIFGTSKTTKGKVKLKAPDIAENGAVIPVTVSSKLAGSKVAILQDANPETLVAVFTVPEGGIIDYSVRIKMAKTGNVTAIVEENGKLYSDAKEVKVTIGGCGG
- the soxZ gene encoding thiosulfate oxidation carrier complex protein SoxZ, with protein sequence MAKKTRIKAKLKKGVVTVKALANHANLSYQEAKRAKKEANFITYVVAKVNDKIVYEVSSSQFLSKNPYMKFKFNADAVGAKEGDTLVFSWVDLKGNTRTDEAKIK